Proteins encoded together in one Campylobacter concisus window:
- a CDS encoding NAD(P)H-hydrate dehydratase, with protein MKNLYLDTRVLDERAGEKFNLSEELLMENAAAAIANFIRKKFKKGKRVLGICGGGNNGADVLCALRMLEGEYECEFILASKNLKPLAAKQLERVKFAGVRESKDIENSLNSAKCFIDGLFGSGLNRNLDKKHIELISKINASPAYIIACDVPSGLSNDGKVLGACVKADATITMGARKLALYSDAAKDYVGKIKLATLGISAQNYECESDYHLLEKCDLILPNRKNKCVNKGDFGHAFIISGEHIGASKLCAKAAFAFGAGLVSVIGEQGLNLPTHIMQASNISEKMNAGALGMGLGKKGVEELEVQNLNGKKLVLDADIFYSPKVLDLLSENCVLTPHPKEFCSLLKICKMADIDVQTLQENRYAYAKAWSVKFNAVLVLKGANTIIAKDGQIYVMPYGKSALAKGGSGDVLSGLVLALLAQGYEPLNAAISATLAHALSLRNFGKNSYALEPTDIIKGVKCLRKR; from the coding sequence ATGAAAAATTTATATTTAGACACGAGAGTTTTAGACGAGCGAGCAGGCGAGAAATTTAACCTTAGCGAAGAGCTTTTAATGGAAAATGCAGCCGCAGCCATAGCAAATTTCATCCGTAAGAAATTTAAAAAAGGCAAGAGGGTGCTTGGCATTTGCGGTGGCGGAAATAACGGCGCTGACGTGCTTTGCGCTTTAAGGATGCTAGAGGGCGAGTATGAGTGTGAATTTATCCTAGCTAGTAAAAATTTAAAGCCACTTGCCGCCAAACAGCTTGAAAGGGTCAAATTTGCTGGCGTGCGAGAGAGCAAAGATATAGAAAATAGCTTAAATAGCGCAAAATGCTTCATAGATGGGCTTTTTGGCTCAGGGCTAAATAGAAATTTAGACAAAAAGCACATAGAATTAATCTCAAAAATAAACGCCAGCCCTGCCTATATCATCGCTTGCGACGTGCCAAGCGGGCTAAGTAACGATGGCAAGGTGCTTGGCGCTTGCGTAAAAGCAGACGCTACCATCACGATGGGAGCTAGAAAGCTAGCTCTTTATAGTGACGCAGCAAAAGACTATGTTGGCAAGATAAAACTCGCCACACTTGGCATAAGCGCGCAAAACTACGAGTGCGAGAGCGACTATCATTTGCTTGAAAAATGCGATCTCATACTTCCAAATAGAAAAAATAAGTGCGTAAATAAGGGCGACTTTGGCCACGCATTTATCATATCTGGCGAGCACATAGGAGCTAGCAAGCTTTGCGCAAAGGCGGCATTTGCCTTTGGGGCTGGGCTAGTTAGCGTGATAGGCGAGCAGGGTTTAAATTTACCAACGCACATCATGCAAGCTAGCAATATAAGTGAAAAAATGAACGCTGGAGCCCTTGGCATGGGGCTTGGCAAAAAGGGCGTAGAAGAGCTTGAGGTGCAAAATTTAAATGGCAAAAAGCTTGTGCTTGACGCTGATATCTTTTACAGCCCAAAAGTGCTTGACCTGCTAAGCGAGAACTGCGTCTTGACACCTCATCCAAAGGAGTTTTGCTCGCTTTTAAAAATTTGCAAAATGGCCGATATAGATGTGCAAACTTTGCAAGAAAACAGATACGCTTACGCTAAGGCTTGGAGCGTGAAATTTAATGCCGTTCTTGTGCTAAAAGGAGCAAACACCATAATCGCCAAAGATGGGCAAATTTACGTCATGCCTTATGGTAAAAGCGCGCTTGCAAAAGGCGGCAGTGGCGACGTGCTAAGCGGCCTTGTACTAGCACTTTTGGCTCAAGGCTACGAGCCACTAAATGCTGCCATCTCAGCCACTTTAGCTCATGCGCTTAGCCTTAGAAATTTTGGCAAAAACAGCTACGCGCTGGAGCCAACAGACATCATCAAAGGAGTAAAATGCTTACGAAAAAGATAG
- the def gene encoding peptide deformylase produces the protein MILEVLSYPNKKLYEISKEVEVFDEKLHKLLDDMYETMIAKEGIGLAAIQIGVAKRIFIINLANEEGVQDRENLIEIINPKFELREGECVYQEGCLSVPGYYEDVKRSEVVAIKFQDRFGKEQTLKTDGLLAIAIQHENDHLDGHLFIEKIGFNKRKKFDKEYKKQKKEKTS, from the coding sequence TTGATACTAGAAGTTTTATCCTATCCAAATAAAAAACTTTATGAAATTTCAAAAGAGGTCGAAGTCTTTGATGAGAAACTTCACAAACTTCTTGATGATATGTATGAGACGATGATCGCAAAAGAAGGCATCGGTCTTGCGGCCATACAAATAGGCGTTGCAAAGAGAATTTTCATCATAAATTTAGCCAACGAAGAAGGCGTGCAAGATAGAGAAAATTTAATCGAGATCATAAACCCAAAATTTGAGCTACGTGAGGGCGAGTGCGTCTATCAAGAGGGCTGCCTTAGCGTGCCTGGCTACTACGAGGACGTTAAAAGAAGCGAGGTAGTTGCTATTAAATTTCAAGACCGCTTTGGCAAAGAGCAGACCTTAAAAACTGACGGGCTACTAGCGATCGCTATTCAGCATGAAAATGACCACCTAGACGGACATCTTTTTATAGAAAAAATAGGCTTTAACAAACGCAAAAAATTCGACAAGGAATACAAAAAGCAGAAAAAAGAAAAGACATCATGA
- a CDS encoding TerC family protein — protein sequence MFEWLSSPEAWISLLTLTCLEIVLGIDNIIFIAILVGKLPPEQRGKGRILGLGFAMITRIILLLSLFWIMKLTKPLFSIGELSITGRDLVLIIGGLFLIVKSSMEIHANVTGKHEEAHESKSHPGFFATILEIGILDIVFSLDSVITAVGMAQHIDIMILAVIIAVGVMMFASKAISEFVDNNPTIKMLALAFLVLVGFALVLDGFGVHVPKGYIYFAMGFSLAVECLNIYARKRASRDQK from the coding sequence ATGTTTGAATGGTTGAGTTCGCCAGAGGCGTGGATATCGCTACTTACGCTAACTTGCTTGGAGATAGTTTTAGGCATAGATAACATAATATTTATCGCTATTTTAGTAGGCAAACTGCCACCAGAGCAAAGGGGCAAAGGCCGCATTTTAGGGCTTGGCTTTGCGATGATCACTAGGATCATCCTGCTACTTTCGCTATTTTGGATCATGAAGCTTACAAAGCCGCTCTTTAGCATAGGCGAGCTTAGCATCACTGGACGCGATCTAGTGCTCATAATAGGCGGTCTATTTTTGATAGTAAAATCATCAATGGAGATCCACGCAAACGTCACTGGCAAGCATGAAGAGGCTCATGAGAGCAAGTCTCATCCAGGATTTTTTGCCACTATCCTAGAAATAGGCATTTTAGACATAGTCTTTTCACTCGATAGCGTTATCACCGCAGTTGGCATGGCTCAGCACATCGACATCATGATACTTGCCGTCATCATCGCAGTTGGCGTGATGATGTTTGCCTCAAAAGCGATCTCAGAATTTGTCGATAACAACCCAACAATAAAAATGCTCGCACTAGCATTCTTGGTGCTTGTTGGCTTTGCGCTCGTGCTTGATGGCTTTGGCGTGCATGTGCCAAAAGGCTACATCTACTTTGCGATGGGCTTCTCGCTAGCGGTTGAATGCCTAAATATCTACGCTAGAAAAAGGGCATCAAGAGATCAAAAATAA
- the purN gene encoding phosphoribosylglycinamide formyltransferase — protein MLTKKIAVLFSGSGSNLESILKKVHNQIFNGVKIEVCLCICNKPGAFGIERAKKFGLETLVIESAKFKNREEFDAVLVEQILKSGADLTVLAGFMRILTPVFTAQIKAINLHPSILPLFKGAHAIKESFESDMMLGGVSVHYVSEELDGGKLIAQRAFEREDGMSLDEWEAKIHAIEYEILPESIIKILTKEANV, from the coding sequence ATGCTTACGAAAAAGATAGCCGTGCTTTTTAGCGGCAGTGGCTCAAATTTAGAATCGATACTTAAAAAAGTTCATAATCAAATTTTTAACGGCGTAAAGATCGAAGTTTGCCTTTGTATCTGCAACAAGCCTGGTGCTTTTGGCATCGAGCGAGCTAAGAAATTTGGACTTGAAACGCTCGTCATAGAGAGTGCTAAATTTAAAAACCGTGAGGAATTTGACGCTGTTTTGGTGGAGCAAATTTTAAAAAGCGGTGCTGATCTTACAGTGCTTGCAGGCTTCATGAGGATACTAACGCCAGTTTTTACGGCGCAGATAAAAGCCATAAATTTACATCCTTCCATATTGCCACTTTTTAAGGGCGCTCATGCGATAAAAGAGAGCTTTGAGAGTGACATGATGCTTGGCGGAGTTAGCGTGCACTACGTGAGCGAGGAGCTTGATGGGGGCAAACTGATCGCACAAAGAGCGTTTGAAAGAGAAGATGGCATGAGCTTAGATGAGTGGGAGGCTAAAATTCACGCCATAGAGTATGAAATTTTGCCTGAGAGCATAATAAAAATTTTAACAAAGGAAGCAAATGTTTGA
- the clpP gene encoding ATP-dependent Clp endopeptidase proteolytic subunit ClpP produces the protein MSYYVPVVVERTSRGERSYDIYSRLLKDRIVMLSGEIEDGMAASIVAQLLFLEAEDPDKDIYLYINSPGGVITSGFSIYDTMNYIKPDVCTICIGQAASMGAFLLSCGAPGKRYALPNSRIMIHQPLGGARGQATDIEIQAREILRLKEILNGILAKNTGQKLSKIVKDTERDFFMSSAEAKEYGLVDKILEKSFK, from the coding sequence ATGAGCTATTACGTTCCTGTCGTAGTTGAAAGAACTAGCAGAGGTGAGCGAAGCTATGATATATACTCCCGTCTTTTAAAAGACAGGATCGTTATGCTAAGTGGCGAGATAGAGGACGGCATGGCTGCTTCCATCGTCGCTCAGCTGCTATTTTTAGAGGCTGAAGATCCAGATAAAGATATCTACCTTTATATAAACTCACCAGGTGGCGTGATAACAAGTGGCTTTAGTATCTATGACACGATGAACTACATAAAGCCAGATGTTTGCACTATCTGCATCGGTCAGGCCGCTAGTATGGGTGCATTTTTGCTAAGCTGTGGCGCACCTGGCAAGAGATATGCACTGCCAAATTCTCGTATCATGATACACCAACCACTCGGCGGTGCTAGAGGACAAGCGACCGATATCGAGATACAAGCTCGCGAAATTTTACGTTTGAAAGAAATTTTAAATGGAATTTTGGCAAAAAACACAGGCCAAAAGCTAAGCAAGATCGTAAAAGATACTGAGCGCGACTTCTTTATGAGCTCAGCTGAAGCTAAAGAATACGGACTTGTCGATAAAATTTTGGAGAAAAGTTTTAAATAA
- a CDS encoding MATE family efflux transporter, with the protein MDLLKDPLNKLIISLSLPAGVGMMFNTLYNVTGTFFAAKISTIAVAGMAMSFLLYLSVVGIGLGFGSALTALIGNSLGANKPKMAKLYAANGIVFVLLFALFMGLCGYLLAPNLLVILGADHHYIKEALDYAGVIFLAAPFFLLIKSLNGVLVALGDTKSYRNWLFLGLFINAFFCYLFAFGFALGVKGLALATASVQFLGTLYLFFKVRKSKMIEPRNLGYFVPNFAVWAKILKQALPACLNYLSMSLGSLVLLKFVSFYGVNAVAGYGIALRIEQILVLPTIGMAAGVLSIISRNYGAKSFQRAMQCYKLSLLFLLIYCAFAYIFIRLFGESAIRLFDGTPAVLEVAKLYLGINSLAYMAYGTINISGSTLQAIKRPVAIFLLNGFRQLVLQCSLFYVVVFWLGLEIKFMWLALFFSVYFTAICFLSWTLFRLKRANKF; encoded by the coding sequence TTGGACCTACTAAAAGACCCGCTAAATAAACTAATCATCTCGCTCTCACTGCCAGCTGGCGTGGGCATGATGTTTAACACGCTTTACAACGTTACTGGCACATTTTTCGCCGCTAAAATTTCTACCATAGCCGTCGCTGGCATGGCGATGAGCTTTTTGCTCTATCTAAGCGTCGTTGGCATCGGGCTTGGCTTTGGCTCGGCACTCACCGCGCTAATAGGCAACAGCCTTGGCGCAAACAAACCAAAAATGGCTAAACTTTATGCGGCAAATGGCATCGTTTTTGTGCTTCTTTTTGCCCTATTCATGGGGCTATGTGGCTACTTGCTAGCGCCAAATTTACTGGTCATTTTAGGTGCTGATCATCACTACATCAAAGAGGCGCTTGACTACGCTGGTGTCATCTTTCTTGCAGCTCCATTTTTCTTGCTTATAAAATCGCTTAACGGCGTTCTAGTCGCACTTGGCGATACTAAAAGCTACCGCAACTGGCTATTTTTAGGCCTTTTTATCAACGCATTTTTTTGCTATCTTTTTGCCTTTGGCTTTGCTCTTGGAGTAAAGGGTCTTGCACTAGCAACGGCTAGCGTGCAGTTTTTAGGCACGCTCTATCTCTTTTTTAAAGTTAGAAAGAGTAAGATGATAGAGCCTAGAAATTTAGGCTATTTCGTGCCAAATTTTGCCGTCTGGGCAAAGATACTAAAGCAAGCCTTGCCAGCTTGCCTAAACTACCTCTCAATGTCGCTTGGCTCGCTCGTGCTTTTAAAATTTGTAAGCTTTTACGGCGTCAATGCAGTGGCAGGCTATGGCATAGCCTTAAGGATCGAGCAAATTTTAGTGCTTCCAACCATCGGCATGGCAGCAGGAGTGCTTAGCATCATCTCAAGAAACTACGGCGCTAAGAGCTTTCAAAGAGCGATGCAGTGCTACAAGCTATCGCTTCTTTTTTTGCTCATCTACTGCGCCTTTGCCTACATCTTTATCAGGCTTTTTGGCGAGAGCGCGATCAGGCTCTTTGATGGCACGCCAGCCGTGCTAGAAGTGGCAAAGCTCTACCTTGGCATCAATTCACTTGCCTACATGGCTTACGGCACGATAAACATCTCAGGCAGCACGCTACAAGCGATAAAACGCCCAGTGGCGATCTTTTTGCTAAATGGCTTTAGACAGCTCGTGCTTCAATGCTCGCTCTTTTACGTGGTGGTCTTTTGGCTAGGACTTGAGATCAAATTTATGTGGCTGGCGCTCTTTTTTAGCGTCTATTTTACGGCGATTTGCTTTTTGTCTTGGACGCTTTTTAGGTTAAAAAGAGCTAATAAATTTTAG
- a CDS encoding YifB family Mg chelatase-like AAA ATPase gives MKSLKCATYGDGLKIIDVESIFSRGLPGFSIVGLASTSIKESTERVKAALLALDFAFPAQKITINLSPSDLPKSGSHFDLSIALLIALQKAKSLEKIFVFGELGLDGSVKSTANLFSILLFLSTQVQKAKILVPKEIAAKASMIPNLEVYGVSTLEEAIKFFSDEEFAKSTHFNATHELFSNVIEISGKRYVPNLNFELDFKDVLGQERAKRACVIAAVGMHNILFEGSPGSGKSMCAKRLVYIMAPQSLEEVLKSAAYRSLNLQDSEFTSIRAFRSPHHTSTKSSIFGGGSNVAKIGEIALANGGVLFFDEFPHFAKQVIESLREPLEDNQIHIARVNSKVTYETKFIFVAAQNPCPCGNLFSRNLNCKCSENEIKNYKAKISAPVLDRIDLKVAMDESSPDDKASLSSQQMSEMVLKAFIFQKKRDQDELNGKLNDAQVAKFCTLNAEASEILQKAATKYNLSQRGIKRTLRVARSIADLDESEQILKSHILEALSFRA, from the coding sequence ATGAAGTCCCTAAAATGTGCTACTTACGGCGACGGACTAAAGATCATTGATGTTGAGTCTATCTTTTCTCGTGGGCTTCCTGGCTTTAGTATCGTGGGTCTTGCAAGCACCAGCATCAAAGAGAGCACGGAGCGTGTAAAGGCGGCACTTTTAGCGCTTGATTTTGCCTTTCCAGCGCAAAAAATAACCATAAATTTATCCCCCTCCGACCTGCCAAAAAGTGGCTCACATTTTGACTTAAGTATCGCCCTTTTAATCGCCCTTCAAAAGGCAAAAAGCTTGGAGAAAATTTTTGTTTTTGGCGAGCTTGGACTTGACGGCAGTGTAAAAAGCACGGCAAATTTATTTTCGATCCTACTTTTTTTAAGCACACAGGTGCAAAAGGCAAAAATTTTAGTGCCTAAGGAGATAGCCGCTAAAGCCTCGATGATACCAAATTTAGAGGTTTATGGCGTTAGCACGCTAGAAGAGGCGATCAAGTTTTTTAGCGACGAAGAATTTGCTAAAAGCACGCATTTTAACGCCACACACGAGCTATTTTCAAATGTGATAGAAATTTCTGGCAAAAGATACGTTCCAAATTTAAATTTCGAGCTTGATTTTAAGGACGTTTTGGGTCAAGAAAGAGCCAAAAGAGCCTGCGTCATCGCAGCTGTTGGCATGCACAATATCCTATTTGAAGGCAGCCCAGGCAGCGGCAAGAGCATGTGCGCAAAACGCCTAGTTTATATCATGGCGCCACAAAGCCTAGAAGAGGTGCTAAAGTCCGCAGCCTACCGCTCGCTAAACCTGCAAGATAGCGAATTTACAAGCATTAGAGCCTTTCGCTCGCCGCACCACACCTCGACAAAAAGCTCGATCTTTGGCGGAGGCTCAAACGTCGCAAAGATCGGTGAGATCGCACTTGCAAATGGCGGAGTGCTATTTTTTGACGAGTTCCCACACTTTGCCAAGCAGGTGATAGAAAGCCTTAGAGAGCCACTTGAGGACAATCAAATCCACATCGCAAGGGTAAATTCAAAAGTGACTTATGAGACTAAATTTATCTTCGTAGCCGCTCAAAATCCCTGCCCTTGTGGAAATTTATTCTCCCGCAACCTAAACTGCAAATGCAGCGAAAATGAGATAAAAAACTACAAAGCCAAAATTTCAGCCCCAGTGCTTGACCGCATAGACTTAAAAGTCGCGATGGACGAGAGCTCACCAGATGATAAGGCAAGTTTAAGCTCACAGCAGATGAGCGAGATGGTCTTAAAAGCCTTTATCTTTCAAAAAAAGCGGGATCAAGATGAGCTAAATGGCAAGCTAAATGACGCGCAGGTGGCTAAATTTTGCACGTTAAACGCCGAGGCGAGTGAGATTTTACAAAAGGCTGCCACGAAATACAACCTCTCTCAAAGGGGCATAAAAAGGACGCTTAGAGTAGCTAGAAGCATCGCCGATCTTGATGAGAGCGAGCAAATTTTAAAGTCCCACATCCTAGAGGCGCTTAGTTTTAGGGCATAG
- a CDS encoding type II toxin-antitoxin system RelE family toxin, whose product MKVIITDEAKVNFNKLDGSVKKQIIKALEKLETLKDPRESGKALVANLSGLWRYRVGDYRLICLLKDDELIILLLNIVKRDEAYLDKNVKLLLKLKEKAEKSS is encoded by the coding sequence ATGAAAGTTATCATTACCGATGAAGCAAAGGTAAATTTTAACAAACTTGATGGCTCTGTTAAAAAGCAAATCATCAAGGCTCTCGAAAAACTAGAAACCCTAAAAGACCCGCGTGAAAGCGGAAAGGCTCTAGTAGCAAATTTAAGCGGACTTTGGCGCTATAGAGTTGGTGATTATCGCTTGATTTGCTTGCTAAAAGACGACGAACTAATAATCCTGCTTTTAAATATCGTAAAAAGAGATGAAGCTTACTTAGACAAAAACGTAAAACTACTTTTAAAGCTCAAAGAAAAAGCAGAAAAATCTTCTTAA
- the tig gene encoding trigger factor produces MEIKIKALDSVNTLASTTVSADAIKSSVEKLAKKAAKTMKVDGFRQGHVPVAVVLKRYEKELTNDAEQDVLRDVVEEAIKKAGKKNDDLIGEPIVSKFDRKDDKIDVELTVSFKPSVDVSGYESLIPEFSNPRVLKKDIDEKKAELLKMIAPLEKVESKRGLKVGDFAKFDFEGFVDGVAFEGGKAENYVLEIGSNQFIPGFEDGMVGIKAGGEKDIEVKFPENYGAAHLAGKDAVFKVKLHEIQERNIPEKLDEEMLKTILPNEEKPTEELLEERIKEQIRQEKIYKLINEELKPKFAEAAVEKFKFDVPKNIVEQEIDMQFRNAWSSFTPDDMKKFREDKDALAKKRDEYRKDAENSVRLTFIIDELARVRGVKVSDQEVVQAIYFEAYRSGQDPKAHLEMYRNQGMLPAIKMSMIEEKLFSELFNKEKDEKKASKKEKAE; encoded by the coding sequence ATGGAAATCAAAATCAAAGCTCTAGATAGCGTAAATACCCTAGCAAGCACGACTGTAAGTGCAGATGCTATAAAGTCTAGCGTAGAAAAACTAGCAAAAAAAGCGGCAAAAACTATGAAAGTAGATGGCTTTAGGCAAGGCCATGTGCCAGTCGCTGTCGTGCTAAAACGCTACGAGAAAGAGCTAACAAACGACGCTGAGCAAGATGTCTTAAGAGATGTAGTCGAAGAGGCTATCAAAAAAGCAGGCAAGAAAAATGACGACCTTATCGGCGAGCCTATCGTTTCAAAATTTGACAGAAAAGATGACAAGATCGACGTTGAGCTAACAGTTTCATTTAAGCCAAGCGTCGATGTGAGTGGCTATGAGAGCTTGATACCTGAGTTTTCAAACCCACGTGTTTTGAAAAAAGATATCGATGAGAAGAAAGCTGAGCTTCTAAAAATGATAGCTCCACTTGAAAAAGTAGAGAGCAAAAGAGGCCTAAAAGTGGGCGATTTTGCTAAATTTGACTTTGAAGGCTTTGTTGATGGCGTTGCATTTGAAGGTGGCAAGGCTGAAAACTACGTGCTTGAGATCGGCTCAAACCAATTCATCCCAGGCTTTGAAGATGGCATGGTAGGCATAAAAGCTGGCGGCGAAAAAGATATCGAGGTTAAATTTCCAGAGAACTACGGCGCTGCACATTTAGCTGGCAAAGACGCTGTTTTTAAAGTCAAACTTCATGAAATTCAAGAGAGAAATATCCCTGAAAAACTAGACGAAGAGATGCTAAAAACTATCCTTCCAAACGAAGAAAAACCAACTGAAGAGCTACTTGAAGAGCGCATAAAAGAGCAAATTCGCCAAGAGAAAATTTATAAACTTATAAACGAAGAGCTAAAACCAAAATTTGCTGAAGCTGCGGTTGAGAAATTTAAATTTGACGTGCCAAAAAATATCGTAGAGCAAGAGATCGATATGCAGTTTAGAAACGCATGGAGCTCATTTACTCCAGATGATATGAAGAAATTTAGAGAGGACAAAGACGCTCTAGCTAAAAAACGTGACGAGTATAGAAAAGACGCTGAAAATAGCGTTCGCCTAACTTTCATCATCGATGAGCTAGCTCGCGTAAGAGGCGTGAAAGTGAGCGATCAAGAGGTCGTTCAAGCGATCTATTTTGAGGCGTATAGAAGCGGTCAAGATCCAAAAGCGCACCTTGAGATGTACCGCAACCAAGGCATGCTTCCAGCTATAAAGATGTCGATGATCGAAGAGAAGCTATTTAGCGAGCTTTTCAACAAAGAAAAAGACGAGAAAAAAGCAAGCAAAAAAGAGAAGGCTGAGTAA
- a CDS encoding VOC family protein, with the protein MQIKNLDHIVIVVSDVKEALKFYCDILGMRPAQKNGHISLNFGSQKINLHRFEGEFLPAAKHPTKGSADICF; encoded by the coding sequence ATGCAGATAAAAAATTTAGATCACATCGTTATAGTCGTAAGCGACGTTAAAGAGGCGCTTAAATTTTACTGCGACATTTTAGGCATGCGACCAGCTCAGAAAAACGGTCACATTAGCCTAAATTTTGGCTCACAAAAGATAAATTTACATAGGTTTGAGGGCGAGTTTTTACCTGCGGCAAAGCATCCAACAAAGGGTAGCGCTGATATATGCTTTTAG
- a CDS encoding GGDEF domain-containing protein, producing the protein MIKIDNAPDPKRKAAEAKPAVKKEKVNIYKFSEDVLHELSDDNVPSTPTNYSIYFEKMLDGQSDEFRKEIGDIIVTNSESSVPTNGNISIEKEVKQGFIQIKSMLQAVVLIYKNLGVMRGLVQKRMDGLKNNTNVLALQNVLSAFNQDLIKLNDLMDKHLDVIKMSYEEVGKMFKAIEEQSIYDTTYEVYNKKFLVATISSEIESVRRYGYNASFLLVKIKDKFANRVKNLKERNNMFKSMSQLLLRTSRRSDIVAHYGDGCFAMVMKYTDENGTKQACARILNMLSSMPWKIDNEECKLDVQIVSSMISKTKSTEELLSHALDKLETNQDLNEPLFLDEKAEN; encoded by the coding sequence GTGATAAAGATAGATAACGCACCAGATCCAAAGAGAAAAGCAGCTGAAGCAAAACCAGCTGTCAAAAAAGAAAAGGTAAATATCTATAAATTTTCAGAGGACGTTTTACACGAACTAAGTGACGACAACGTCCCATCTACGCCGACAAACTACTCTATCTACTTTGAAAAGATGCTTGATGGGCAGTCAGATGAGTTTAGAAAAGAGATCGGCGATATCATCGTGACAAATTCTGAAAGCTCGGTGCCAACAAACGGCAATATCTCTATCGAAAAAGAGGTAAAACAAGGCTTTATCCAGATAAAGAGCATGCTTCAAGCAGTCGTGCTCATCTATAAAAATTTAGGCGTTATGAGAGGCCTAGTGCAAAAGCGTATGGATGGACTTAAAAACAATACAAACGTCCTTGCACTGCAAAATGTCTTAAGCGCCTTTAACCAAGACCTCATCAAGCTAAACGACCTCATGGACAAGCATCTTGACGTCATCAAGATGAGCTATGAAGAGGTCGGCAAGATGTTTAAGGCGATCGAAGAGCAGTCGATCTACGACACAACATACGAGGTCTATAATAAGAAATTTCTAGTAGCGACCATAAGCAGTGAGATCGAGTCTGTTAGGCGTTACGGCTATAATGCCTCATTTTTGCTAGTCAAGATAAAAGATAAATTTGCAAACCGAGTTAAAAATTTAAAAGAGCGAAACAATATGTTTAAAAGCATGTCACAGCTTCTTTTAAGAACTTCACGTAGAAGCGATATAGTCGCACACTACGGCGATGGCTGCTTTGCTATGGTGATGAAATACACCGATGAAAACGGCACAAAGCAAGCGTGCGCGAGAATTTTAAACATGCTCTCATCTATGCCTTGGAAGATCGACAACGAAGAGTGCAAACTAGACGTGCAGATCGTCTCAAGCATGATCTCAAAGACAAAGAGCACCGAAGAGTTGCTCTCTCACGCACTTGACAAGCTAGAGACCAACCAAGACCTAAATGAGCCGCTATTTTTAGACGAGAAAGCAGAGAATTAG
- a CDS encoding metal ABC transporter permease — MSEILELNFMQNAFIAGILVSIICGMIGSLVVINKMTFIAGGIAHGAYGGIGLAFFFSLEPLFGASIFSLFLALIIATITLKDKTNIDSVIGAIWAIGMAIGIIFIDLTPGYNADLMSYLFGSILAVSGTDIIFMSVLDLLFLALIALFYRQFVAISFDAEFAKLRGVNTTFFHYLLVCMMALCVVATIRVVGLILVIALLTIPPYIAQIFAKRLGLMMLISTIFSIIFCFIGLVISFYFNLTGGASIILVASLCFFAFSFKFKSLRS; from the coding sequence ATGAGTGAAATTTTAGAGTTAAATTTTATGCAAAATGCCTTTATTGCGGGCATTTTAGTAAGCATAATATGCGGCATGATAGGCTCGCTTGTGGTGATAAACAAGATGACTTTCATCGCTGGAGGCATCGCACACGGCGCGTATGGCGGCATAGGGCTTGCATTTTTTTTCTCGCTCGAGCCACTTTTTGGAGCGAGCATATTTTCACTATTTTTAGCGCTCATCATCGCCACTATCACGCTAAAAGACAAGACAAACATCGACTCCGTAATAGGCGCTATTTGGGCGATTGGCATGGCGATTGGCATTATCTTCATCGACCTCACGCCTGGCTATAACGCTGATCTTATGAGCTATCTTTTTGGCTCGATACTTGCAGTTAGCGGCACAGATATCATCTTTATGAGCGTTTTAGACCTCTTGTTTTTGGCTCTCATCGCGCTTTTTTACCGCCAGTTTGTGGCGATCAGCTTTGATGCGGAATTTGCAAAACTTCGCGGGGTAAATACGACATTTTTTCACTATCTGCTAGTTTGTATGATGGCGCTTTGCGTGGTGGCTACGATCCGCGTCGTGGGGCTAATACTTGTCATCGCGCTACTTACCATACCGCCATATATTGCTCAAATTTTTGCCAAAAGGCTGGGGCTAATGATGCTAATCTCAACCATTTTTTCTATCATCTTTTGCTTTATCGGCCTTGTGATCAGTTTTTATTTCAACCTCACAGGCGGAGCTAGCATCATCTTAGTCGCCTCACTTTGTTTTTTTGCGTTTAGTTTTAAATTTAAAAGCTTGAGGAGTTAA